The Zygotorulaspora mrakii chromosome 3, complete sequence genome includes a region encoding these proteins:
- the RPL4A gene encoding 60S ribosomal protein uL4 (similar to Saccharomyces cerevisiae RPL4A (YBR031W) and RPL4B (YDR012W); ancestral locus Anc_3.232) has product MSRPQVTVHSLSGEATSSAVPLPAVFSAPIRADIVHSVFVSVNKNKRQAYAVSEKAGHQTSAESWGTGRAVARIPRVGGGGTHRSGQAAFGNMCRGGRMFAPTKTWRKWNVKVNHNEKRFATASAIAASAISSLVLARGHRVEKIPEIPLVVSDDFESVKKTKEAVAAFKAIGAQSDLIKVLKSKKLRAGKGKYRNRRWTQRRGPLVVYSQDNGIVKACRNIPGVETANVASLNLLQLAPGAHLGRFVIWTESAFANLDKVWGSETVTSSKSGYSLPSNIITNTDVTRIINSSEIQSVVRPAGQATQKRTHVLKKNPLKNKQVLLRLNPYAKVFAAEKLGSKKAEKGGKKPSETFTQTLKHD; this is encoded by the coding sequence ATGTCTCGTCCTCAAGTTACTGTTCACTCTCTAAGTGGTGAAGCCACCTCTTCTGCTGTTCCATTACCAGCTGTCTTCTCTGCACCAATCCGTGCTGATATCGTCCACTCcgtttttgtttctgttaacaagaacaagagaCAAGCCTACGCTGTCTCTGAGAAGGCTGGTCATCAAACCTCTGCTGAATCATGGGGTACTGGTCGTGCTGTCGCCCGTATTCCAAGAgttggtggtggtggtacCCACAGATCTGGTCAAGCTGCTTTCGGTAACATGTGTCGTGGTGGTCGTATGTTTGCTCCAACCAAGACATGGAGAAAGTGGAACGTTAAGGTTAACCACAACGAAAAGCGTTTTGCAACTGCTTCCGCTATCGCAGCTTCTGCTATCTCCTCTTTAGTTTTGGCTAGAGGTCACagagttgaaaagatcCCAGAAATCCCATTGGTTGTTTCTGACGATTTCGAATCTgtcaagaaaacaaaggaaGCTGTTGCTGCTTTCAAGGCCATTGGTGCTCAATCTGATTTGATCAAGGTCTTGAAGTCCAAGAAATTGAGAGCTGGTAAAGGTAAGTACAGAAACAGAAGATGGACTCAAAGAAGAGGTCCATTGGTCGTCTACTCCCAAGACAACGGTATTGTCAAGGCCTGTAGAAACATTCCAGGTGTTGAGACTGCTAACGTTGCCTCTTTGAACTTGTTGCAATTGGCTCCAGGTGCTCACTTGGGTAGATTCGTTATCTGGACCGAATCTGCTTTCGCTAATTTAGACAAGGTTTGGGGTTCTGAAACCGTTACTTCTTCCAAAAGTGGTTACTCCTTGCCATCTAACATTATCACCAACACTGATGTTACTAGAATTATCAACTCTTCTGAAATTCAATCCGTTGTTAGACCAGCCGGTCAAGCTACTCAGAAACGTACTCatgttttgaagaaaaacCCATTGAAGAACAAGCAAGTTCTATTGAGATTGAACCCATACGCAAAAGTCTTTGCTGCTGAAAAGTTGGGCTCCAAGAAAGCTGAAAAGGGTGGTAAGAAACCATCTGAAACTTTCACGCAAACTTTGAAACACGATTAA
- the CDS1 gene encoding phosphatidate cytidylyltransferase (similar to Saccharomyces cerevisiae CDS1 (YBR029C); ancestral locus Anc_3.230): MSNKSEMTEETSHKVRKQSTKKPHKDSGSSKKESKKYNFLVRTLWTFVMISGFFITLASGHFWCIMLIVACQIATFKECIEVTSESGRAKNLPLTKTLNWYLLFTTIYYLDGKSLFTFFQDYFIQYRFLTLLAANHKFISYCLYLMGFVIFVCSLRKGFLRFQFGSLCITHMVLMLVVVQAHLIIKNVLNGIIWFLLPCGLVIVNDIFAYLCGITFGRTKLIEISPKKTLEGFLGAWFFTGLASIILTRLLTPYMYLTCPVQDIHTNFFTPLTCELNPVFIPQDFRLPPIVFEKLGISVITIKPIYFHALNLATFASLFAPFGGFFASGLKRTFQVKDFGHSIPGHGGITDRVDCQFIMGSFANLYYESFISENRITVETVLSTILMNLNEKQIIEVISTLNAVLFRKGIVDNQKYKQLAYIYSTATENLTS, encoded by the coding sequence ATGTCCAACAAATCCGAAATGACGGAGGAAACAAGTCATAAGGTCAGGAAGCAAAGCACAAAGAAACCTCACAAGGATTCAGGTTCTAGTAAAAAGGAAAGCAAGAAATATAATTTTCTTGTGAGAACATTGTGGACTTTTGTAATGATATCAGGGTTTTTCATCACTCTAGCATCCGGCCATTTCTGGTGTATCATGTTAATTGTAGCATGTCAAATTGCTACTTTCAAGGAATGTATTGAAGTAACAAGCGAATCTGGGCGTGCTAAAAACTTGCCACTTACAAAGACTTTAAATTGGTATCTCCTATTCACTACAATTTACTATTTGGATGGTAAATCACTTTTCACATTTTTCCAAGATTACTTCATTCAGTACAGATTTTTGACACTACTTGCAGCAAATCATAAGTTCATCAGTTATTGTCTTTACCTCATGGGATTTGTCATATTTGTTTGCAGTCTGCGGAAGGGATTTTTGAGGTTCCAATTCGGTTCTCTATGTATAACACACATGGTTTTGATGCTAGTAGTGGTGCAGGCACATTTGATCATAAAGAATGTGCTCAATGGTATCATATGGTTTTTACTACCTTGCGGTCTTGTCATTGTTAATGACATCTTCGCTTATTTATGTGGTATCACTTTTGGTCGCACCAAATTGATCGAAATTTCTCCAAAGAAGACTCTAGAAGGTTTCCTGGGAGCGTGGTTTTTCACGGGTCTTGCAAGTATCATTCTTACCAGACTATTAACTCCTTACATGTACTTGACCTGCCCCGTTCAAGATATCCACACAAACTTTTTCACTCCTCTGACGTGTGAATTAAACCCTGTATTTATCCCTCAAGATTTCAGACTACCAccaattgtttttgagaaGTTGGGCATATCCGTGATAACTATCAAACCTATCTACTTCCATGCTCTAAATTTGGCAACATTTGCCTCATTGTTCGCACCTTTCGGTGGCTTTTTTGCCTCCGGTTTGAAAAGAACCTTCCAAGTGAAAGATTTCGGTCATTCAATCCCTGGTCATGGTGGTATTACCGATAGAGTAGATTGTCAGTTTATTATGGGATCGTTCGCAAATCTGTACTACGAATCATTCATCAGTGAGAATAGAATTACGGTAGAGACTGTTTTGTCAACAATTTTAATGAATTTAAATGAAAAGCAAATTATAGAAGTAATCTCCACTCTGAATGCCGTACTATTCAGGAAGGGAATTGTCGATAATCAAAAATACAAACAATTGGCTTATATTTATAGCACTGCTACAGAAAATTTAACAAGCTAA
- the YPK3 gene encoding putative protein kinase YPK3 (similar to Saccharomyces cerevisiae YBR028C; ancestral locus Anc_3.229), with protein sequence MIFSLDEDLCHLKLADSQNGIPAIAIHDESDDNSERATEFSAPSTKGTQLSSSTEPIPFQNGPKARRRSSVLERFPITTPPHTRRVSITPTSLKPDGNLWSDQKLKSARNLKDFSPVRVLGKGAYGKVILVRDLTTSKLYAMKQLKKAEIIFTNQENVDENSDEHKDSSALFKRIERTFAERTILSELEHPNIVKLFYSFHDNSKLYLLLQYIPGGELFFHLKEHGTLDEDTVAFYAAEISCALKFLHDKGIVYRDLKPENCLLDQNGHLVLTDFGLSKKSVAQMESDAGLKEDNNIMELHSIIGTPEYCAPEILQGLSYTKNCDWYSLGCLVYDMLVGKPPYTGANHKIILSKIQKQNVKLPYYLSDGMKDMLGALLKKEQGKRWDVDNYWRVAQNKTTKARKKRKAGQERTSGYTAHFVFRKINWKKLESGELQNSESGPIVPLITDWALAENFDTEFTSMSYEHDCNETNDLNIPNASDVFKGFSYKASGSYLDRYF encoded by the coding sequence atgattttttcattggaTGAGGATTTGTGCCATCTAAAACTAGCAGATTCCCAAAATGGCATTCCAGCTATAGCAATTCATGATGAAAGCGACGACAATTCTGAGAGAGCAACTGAATTCTCAGCACCATCAACTAAGGGCACCCAGCTGTCATCAAGCACAGAACCGATACCGTTCCAGAATGGCCCTAAAGCTAGAAGGAGATCATCTGTCCTGGAAAGATTCCCAATTACTACACCGCCCCATACGAGACGTGTCTCTATAACGCCAACATCACTGAAACCCGATGGAAATTTATGGAGCGATCAGAAGCTTAAATCAGCACGTAATCttaaagatttttcaccGGTGAGGGTTTTGGGAAAGGGCGCATATGGAAAGGTCATTCTCGTGAGGGACCTTACCACTTCAAAACTGTATGCTATGAAGCAGCTTAAAAAAGCAGAGATAATCTTTACAAACCAAGAAAACGTTGATGAGAACAGTGATGAACACAAGGATAGTAGTgctctcttcaaaagaattgaaagGACTTTCGCAGAAAGAACGATTCTTTCCGAATTGGAGCATCCAAATATTGTAAAGTTGTTTTATTCCTTTCACGATAATTCAAAACTATATTTATTATTGCAATACATTCCAGGTGGTGAATTATTCTTTCACTTGAAAGAACATGGCACATTGGATGAAGATACCGTTGCTTTTTATGCAGCTGAGATAAGTTGTGCATTAAAGTTTTTACATGATAAAGGGATTGTTTATAGAGACTTGAAGCCAGAGAATTGTCTGCTTGACCAAAATGGTCATTTAGTGCTAACAGATTTTGGATTGAGTAAAAAAAGCGTAGCCCAAATGGAGTCAGATGCAGGACTGAAAGaagataataatattatgGAATTGCATTCTATAATTGGTACCCCAGAATACTGTGCTCCCGAAATTTTACAAGGTTTATCGTATACCAAAAATTGCGACTGGTATTCCCTCGGCTGTTTGGTATACGATATGTTGGTGGGTAAGCCTCCATATACAGGTGCAAATCATAaaataattctttcaaaaattcaaaagcagAACGTCAAACTTCCATATTATTTAAGCGATGGCATGAAAGATATGCTTGGTGCCCTGCTAAAGAAAGAGCAGGGCAAAAGATGGGATGTTGACAATTACTGGAGAGTAGCGCAAAATAAGACGACAAAGGccagaaagaaaaggaaggCTGGCCAAGAACGTACGTCAGGATACACAGCACATTTTGTTTTCAGAAAGATCAACTGGAAAAAACTAGAAAGCGGTGAATTGCAGAATTCTGAGTCCGGTCCCATCGTTCCTTTGATTACCGATTGGGCTTTAGCTGAAAATTTCGATACTGAATTCACTAGCATGTCTTATGAGCACGACTGCAATGAGACCAACGATTTAAATATTCCAAACGCATCTGATGTTTTTAAGGGCTTTAGCTATAAGGCTAGTGGGAGTTATTTGGATAGATACTTTTGA
- the ETR1 gene encoding enoyl-[acyl-carrier-protein] reductase (similar to Saccharomyces cerevisiae ETR1 (YBR026C); ancestral locus Anc_3.228) — translation MLPAFRRLMSTKIPTHFKSVVYSAESLEECTSVLSIQNYKPREDLEKSIVLRTLAFPINPSDINQLQGVYPSKPEKTLDYSTHEPAAIAGNEGVFEVMSVPKGETSLTAGDWVIPVQANNGTWSNYRVFSKATDLIKVNGLDLYSAATVSVNGCTAYQLVNNYVAWNKGSNEWLVQNAGTSSVSKIVTQIAKAKGIKTLSVIRDRDNFDSVAQVLQDKFGATKVISESQNNDKSFNKETLPKLLGPDARIRLALNSVGGKSSSAIARKLEKNALMLTYGGMSKQPVTLPTSLHIFKGLTSKGFWITENNKKNPQEKVENIKDFIQLYRDGKIISPKEEINTVDWDVHSTNDEQLLEMIKNAIDGTGKKQMVVLKW, via the coding sequence ATGCTTCCAGCATTCAGAAGATTGATGTCGACCAAGATCCCCACACATTTTAAGTCCGTAGTCTATTCTGCAGAGAGCTTGGAGGAGTGTACAAGCGTGCTATCAATACAGAACTACAAGCCCAGAGAAGACTTAGAAAAGTCTATTGTACTCCGTACACTGGCATTTCCTATCAATCCATCTGACATCAATCAACTGCAGGGTGTGTACCCTTCGAAGCCGGAAAAGACCCTCGATTATTCCACTCATGAGCCTGCAGCAATTGCAGGTAATGAAGGCGTTTTTGAAGTTATGTCAGTTCCAAAAGGTGAAACAAGTCTAACTGCAGGCGATTGGGTCATACCCGTTCAAGCCAACAACGGTACTTGGTCAAACTATCGTGTTTTCTCCAAAGCAACAGATTTGATCAAAGTGAATGGGCTTGACCTTTACAGCGCTGCTACAGTATCGGTCAATGGATGTACCGCATATCAGTTAGTCAACAACTATGTTGCTTGGAATAAAGGCAGTAATGAGTGGTTGGTTCAGAATGCTGGAACCTCCAGTGTCTCAAAAATCGTTACTCAAATTGCAAAAGCTAAAGGAATAAAGACACTAAGTGTTATTCGTGACCGTGACAATTTTGATTCTGTGGCGCAGGTATTGCAAGATAAGTTTGGAGCAACAAAAGTTATTTCCGAGTCTCAGAATAATGATAAATCATTCAATAAGGAAACCCTACCAAAACTCTTGGGACCGGATGCCAGAATAAGATTAGCATTGAATTCAGTCGGAGGTAAATCAAGTTCTGCAATTGCACGTAAACTTGAGAAGAATGCATTGATGCTTACTTATGGTGGAATGTCAAAGCAGCCAGTAACTCTACCAACATCATTGCATATATTCAAAGGTCTAACTTCTAAGGGATTCTGGATCACGGAGAATAACAAGAAGAATCCACAGGAAAAAGTAGAAAATATAAAGGATTTCATCCAATTATATAGAGATGGTAAAATCATCTCACCAAAGGAAGAGATTAATACAGTTGACTGGGACGTTCATTCAACTAACGATGAGCAACTGCTTGAGATGATTAAAAATGCTATAGATGGCACTGGCAAGAAACAAATGGTTGTGTTGAAATGGTAA
- the CSG2 gene encoding mannosylinositol phosphorylceramide synthase regulatory subunit (similar to Saccharomyces cerevisiae CSG2 (YBR036C); ancestral locus Anc_3.227), whose product MATGIYWFVAVFGYIVQTKCLSILQTRDGLEDNDDEKTHQGLMVLLTFIYFSSWVLLKPISVFFHGEGGDVKSYLAVPLGSTTDVELQSFSEEHENTAATAAPVGAAVSPGGRKFTVKYVAKLLTLSVLLLIPMLSYTMAISMSPAFDVSLIQNTSIFEITSLLYGVCGLTKRRNLLRNFVVMMAALFGILIVSYTKATCDLLAGKLSINESTGELNDPFLFDRLKSALLCGLGALTIGPFAVLWNKWFNNSKNITLTEQCSHLSKIGFTCMICLLPLFPSLKDAISFVYKDQAFWGIAISSTLLGSLPAVLSLLQINRRTNAEYATTINLGNIIFMGISDWIFEPKQTTIIRWEVIGYVILSLCCIILSMVYYNKKN is encoded by the coding sequence ATGGCCACTGGGATATATTGGTTTGTTGCGGTATTTGGGTATATAGTGCAAACAAAGTGTTTGTCTATTCTGCAAACGAGGGATGGATTGGAGGAcaatgacgatgaaaaaacGCATCAGGGGCTGATGGTGCTTCTTACATTTATATACTTTTCGTCTTGGGTATTACTGAAGCCCATATCGGTGTTCTTTCATGGTGAGGGAGGTGATGTGAAGAGTTACCTGGCGGTGCCTCTGGGATCGACAACAGACGTTGAGTTGCAATCGTTTTCTGAGGAGCACGAGAATACAGCAGCGACCGCAGCACCAGTCGGTGCTGCGGTGTCGCCTGGGGGCCGCAAATTCACGGTGAAATACGTTGCCAAGCTTCTTACGCTGTCGGTGTTGCTACTGATACCGATGCTGAGTTACACCATGGCGATCTCAATGTCACCAGCGTTTGACGTCTCGCTGATACAGAATACATCCATTTTCGAAATAACGTCTTTGTTATATGGGGTTTGCGGTTTGACGAAGAGAAGAAACCTTCTAAGAAATTTTGTTGTGATGATGGCTGCGTTGTTTGGAATTTTGATTGTCTCTTACACGAAGGCTACATGTGATTTACTGGCAGGAAAATTATCCATCAACGAGAGTACGGGCGAGTTGAACGATCCATTCCTTTTTGATAGACTGAAGAGTGCGTTATTGTGCGGATTGGGAGCCTTGACAATTGGTCCTTTTGCGGTTTTATGGAATAAATGGTTTAACaactcaaaaaatattacaTTGACGGAGCAGTGTTCGCATTTGTCGAAGATTGGTTTCACCTGCATGATTTGTCTATTGCCTTTGTTCCCCTCATTAAAGGACGCTATCTCCTTTGTCTATAAAGACCAAGCCTTCTGGGGGATTGCTATTTCATCAACATTATTAGGCTCGCTACCTGCAGTTTTATCACTTCTGCAAATTAACAGGAGGACAAACGCTGAATATGCAACTACCATAAATTTGGGAAATATTATATTCATGGGCATTTCAGACTGGATTTTTGAACCAAAACAAACTACAATTATCAGATGGGAAGTTATTGGTTACGTCATTTTAAGTTTATGTTGCATTATTTTATCGATGGTTTAttataataaaaagaattga
- the OLA1 gene encoding Obg-like ATPase (similar to Saccharomyces cerevisiae OLA1 (YBR025C); ancestral locus Anc_3.226), whose protein sequence is MPPKKQVEEKKVLLGRPGNNLKAGIVGLANVGKSTFFQAITRCPLGNPANYPFATIDPEEARVIVPSPRFDELCKVYKPASEVPAHLTVYDIAGLTKGASAGEGLGNAFLSHIRSVDSIYQVVRCFDDAEIIHIEGDVDPARDLEIINEELRLKDIEFSEKALENAFKIARRGGQSLEVKQKKEEAALIERIIELLKSGQRVANQHWTPKEVEVINSMFLLTAKPCIYLINLSEKDYIRKKNKHLLRIKEWVDKYSPGDLIIPFSVCLEEKLSHMSDEEQQQELEDLKTQSALPRIVTTMRQKLDLISFFTCGPDEVREWTIRKGTKAPQAAGVIHNDLMNTFILAQVMKYQDVIEYKDDGAIKAAGKLQQKGKEYVVEDGDIIYFRSGAGKN, encoded by the coding sequence ATGCCACCAAAGAAACAGGttgaggaaaagaaagtgTTGCTCGGCAGACCAGGtaacaatttgaaagccGGTATTGTTGGTCTAGCTAACGTGGGTAAATCtacattttttcaagcGATTACGAGATGTCCATTGGGTAATCCAGCTAACTACCCGTTTGCCACTATTGATCCTGAAGAGGCGCGTGTGATTGTTCCATCGCCAAGATTTGATGAGTTGTGTAAAGTTTACAAGCCAGCATCTGAGGTGCCAGCGCATTTGACGGTGTACGACATTGCCGGTTTGACAAAGGGTGCATCTGCAGGTGAAGGTCTTGGTAACGCTTTCTTGTCCCATATCAGGTCGGTGGACTCGATTTATCAGGTTGTCCGTTGTTTCGACGATGCGGAGATTATCCACATTGAAGGTGATGTTGATCCAGCTCGTGATTTAGAGATCATAAACGAAGAGTTGAGattgaaagatattgaattttctgaGAAGGCGTTAGAAaatgctttcaaaattgcCAGGAGAGGTGGTCAATCACTTGAAGTCAAgcaaaagaaggaagagGCGGCTTTGATTGAGAGAATTATTGAATTATTGAAGTCTGGACAAAGAGTTGCAAATCAACATTGGACTCCAAAAGAAGTCGAAGTCATCAATTCAATGTTCCTTTTGACAGCAAAACCATGCATTTACTTGATTAATTTGTCCGAAAAAGATTACATtagaaagaagaacaagCATCTGTTGAGAATTAAAGAATGGGTGGATAAATACTCCCCAGGTGACTTGATCATTCCATTCAGTGTTTGCCTGGAAGAAAAGCTTTCTCACATGTCAGACGAAGAGCAGCAACAAGAACTTGAAGACCTGAAGACCCAATCAGCGCTACCAAGAATTGTTACAACAATGAGACAAAAGTTGGAtttgatctcttttttcacttgTGGTCCGGACGAAGTTCGTGAATGGACAATCAGAAAAGGCACAAAGGCTCCACAGGCTGCTGGTGTTATCCATAATGATTTAATGaacactttcattttgGCACAAGTCATGAAATATCAGGATGTCATTGAATACAAAGATGATGGAGCTATCAAAGCTGCTGGTAAATTACAGCAAAAGGGTAAAGAATATGTTGTAGAAGATGGTGATATCATTTATTTCAGATCAGGTGCTGGTAAAAACTAG
- a CDS encoding uncharacterized protein (similar to Saccharomyces cerevisiae SCO2 (YBR024W) and SCO1 (YBR037C); ancestral locus Anc_3.225), with the protein MLRIAGARSIRGGFSRSVYSCLNAIKTESHLEIRSASWNRIRLLSNGARLCDEKGSINTGKELSDVVEKKKKKPLSRIPIGGSVDASSQKLTGNSIEFATWKAAVLIIAVGGGLYYFFSREKKRLETMREAEANRGYGRPVVGGPFKLIDFNGNEFTEKNLLGKFSILYFGFTHCPDICPDELDKLGIWLEDLKQKHGISLQPVFITCDPARDSPAVLKKYLEDFHPDIIGLTGTYDEVKSACKQYRVYFSTPPSVKPGQDYLVDHSIFFYLMDPEGNFVEALGRNYDEKTGVDKILDYCKSYTPKEEREKMNEKWYSFLLK; encoded by the coding sequence ATGCTTAGAATAGCTGGTGCAAGGTCCATTAGAGGGGGCTTTTCACGAAGTGTATATAGCTGCCTGAATGCCATTAAGACGGAATCACATTTAGAAATAAGAAGTGCAAGTTGGAATAGGATTAGACTGTTGTCCAATGGTGCACGTTTATGCGATGAGAAAGGCTCCATAAATACAGGAAAGGAACTCTCTGATGTtgtggaaaaaaagaaaaaaaaaccactAAGTAGAATACCCATAGGTGGCAGTGTTGATGCGAGCTCACAAAAGTTGACTGGCAACTCTATAGAATTCGCAACTTGGAAAGCTGCAGTCCTGATCATTGCTGTAGGCGGGGGATTATATTATTTCTTCTCGCgggagaaaaaaaggttaGAGACGATGAGAGAAGCGGAAGCTAATAGAGGCTACGGCAGGCCTGTAGTTGGCGGACCgttcaaattgattgattTCAATGGTAATGAGTTTACTGAGAAGAATTTACTTGGCAAGTTTTCAATACTATACTTTGGTTTCACACATTGTCCAGATATTTGCCCTGACGAATTGGACAAGTTAGGAATATGGCTGGAAGACCTGAAACAGAAACATGGTATCAGTTTGCAACCAGTTTTCATTACGTGTGATCCAGCAAGGGATTCTCCAGcggttttgaaaaagtatttaGAAGACTTTCATCCAGATATCATCGGCTTAACAGGTACTTATGATGAGGTGAAAAGTGCATGTAAGCAATACAGGGTTTACTTTTCTACTCCGCCATCAGTGAAGCCTGGACAAGATTATTTGGTTGaccattcaattttcttttatttgatGGACCCAGAAGgaaattttgttgaagctcttggaagaaattatgatgaaaaaacagGTGTTGATAAAATATTAGATTATTGTAAGAGCTATActccaaaagaagaacgtgaaaaaatgaatgaaaaatggtattcctttttgttgaaatga